The genome window GGTAACCTAACACAGAAGACAGAACCAATAGGACGCCAAAAACGACCAGAAACCTCCTCATGATATCCCTTATTCTTCTACGACTGATATGTTAATAAAATTTATGGGTAGGAATGGTAAGTCATTGACTGCCGACGACCTTCGCCCATCCCATCGCCCTCGTTACCGCCTCCTTCCAGCCGCGGTAGAGCTTCTCCCTTGTCTCCCCATCCACAGACGGCTCAAAGACCCTCTCCGCCCCCCAGAGGCTCCTTATCTCATCTTGACTGCTCCAATAATCAACGGCTAGTCCTGCAAGATAGGCCGCGCCAAGGGCGGTGGTTTCCTTCACTACAGGCCTGACGACGCGCCTGTTGAGTATGTCAGCCTGGAAGCCCATCAGGAAGTCGTTGGCCGTTGCCCCACCATCGACGCGGAGTTCCTTTATCCCGACGAGCTTCTCCATCTCCTCAATCACGTCGCGCGTGAGGTATGCTATAGCCTCTAAGGTCGCCCTCGCCAGGTGCTCCCTGCCGGTTCCACGGGTTATGCCGATTATCAGCCCGCGCGCAAACTGATCCCAGTAGGGTGCGCCGAGGCCAACAAACGCTGGGACGAAGTAGACTCCCTCATTGCTTTCCAGCTTTCTGGCAAGTCCCTCCGTCTCTGCGGCGCTCTTGATTATCTTTATCCCGTCGCGGAGCCACTGCACAGCGGCACCTGTTATGAAGATGCTCCCCTCGAGGGCGTAGCTGACCTTCCCGTTTAGACCCCAGGCGATGGTGGTGAGCAGGTTGTCGGAGTAGCGGACAGTTTTACCTGTATTAGCCAGGATAAAGCTTCCTGTGCCGTAGGTGGCCTTTACCATCCCCGCATCGAAGGCTGCCTGACCGAATAATGCGGCCTGCTGATCCCCGGCGTCCCCGCTTACCGGAATCTCTTTGCCCAGGAGTTCTCTCCTGGTGTATCCGTAGATCTCGCTCGATCCCCTGACCTCTGGCAAAACCTCCTCAGGGATGCCGAATATCTCAAGAAGCTCGTCGTCCCACTCCAGCTTTTTGATGTTGAAGAGCATCGTCCTTGAAGCGTTGGAGTAATCGGTGACGTGTTCTCCAGTTAGGCGGTAGATAAGGAACGTATCGACTGTTCCAAAGAGGACCTCTCCGCGTTCGGCCTTTTCCCTCAAACCGGGCACGTTGTCGAGGAGCCACTTAAGTTTTGAAGCGGAGAAATAAGCGTCCGGCACAAGACCGGTCTTTTTCTTAATCAGACCGCCATACTCGCGCTTTATCTCCTCGACCATCTCTGCAGTTCTCCTGCACTGCCAGACTATTGCATTGTAGAGCGGTTTTCCACTCCTATCCCAGACAATAGTGGTTTCCCTCTGGTTGGTAACGCCTATAGCAGCTATCTGCCCAGAATTAATTTTGGCCCTCTCGATAGCGGTATTTATCGCCCTGAACTGAGCGTTCCATACCTCCTCCGGGTCGTGCTCCACCCAGCCCGGCCTCGGATAGTGCTGGGGGAACTCGTACTGACCGACGCCGTGTATATTACCCTTCCTGTCGAAGAGTATAGCTCTAGCTGAAGTCGTTCCTTCGTCGAGTGATAGGATGAACTTCTTCATGTTCTCACCGAAAAGTAGGAAGAGAAGGAAAGTATATTAGGGATTCGGTCACTTCAGCCCTATCGAATCGAGGTAGGAGAGCATCCTCTCAATGTCGTTGACTATGACACCATCGAAGAGGCCACCGAGGCGGACAAGGTTGTCGTTCTGATAGTAGAGTTCCTCGTTTAGAGGCCAGAGAACGGCCTTAAGCCCAGCTTTTTTAATCATCTGAAGCGCCCCCACGGTCTTCTCAACGCCAAGGATGGCCATCGCGTCTATCGGGGGGTTTATTGACCAGGGTCTAAGCTCCGCTATAAGCCTTGGGAGCTGGGAGAAGGTTTCCTCGCTGTCTATGAGTATCCCAAGCCTCGTTTTAGAGTCGCGCTTTCTATACTCCCTCAGGGCATCTATGAGGAAGGATGAAACGATTATCCTGTCAGGATGGTTCCTCCCTATGATTTCAGCGGTCTTTGGAACGGCATCGATGTCCTTTATCTCGACGTTGACAACGGCATCCTCCGGAATGGTCTCAAAGACCTCCTCCAGAGTTGGTATTCTCTCCCCATCGCCGAAGTCGAGCACCTTAAGCTCCTCGAGCGTCATTTCCTTGACTCTACCGCTCCCGTTGCTCGTCCTGTCGACGGTCTCATCGTGGATTACAACGATCTCTCCATCCCTAGTCAGCCAGACGTCAAGCTCGATTCCATCCGCGCCGGCTTCGATGGCCTTTTTAAAGGCCAGAAGGGTGTTCTCAGGATACTTAGCTGAATATCCTCTGTGGCCGAGAACGAGTGTTTTTCCTTCCATGACAATCACCTTCGTTTGGGGTAGGTGGGAGCCTAAAAAACCTTTCCCAGCTTAGCTGGATCGTTGGAAATGATTACATCAACAGAAGGGATCAGCCTCGGAATCCAGAAAAGCTCGTCCATACTGTAGTTCCAGAGGTAAATCCGGAGTCCCCGCCTTCTGAGGGTTCGGATAAGGGTTGCGAGAGGTCTATAACCAATGTATGCGATGGCATCTATAGGGACGTGTGCCGAATAAAAACCTCGGGAGCGGAGGAGTTCAATGATGGGGCGGAGACCGAGTATGGAGACACCTATCTTGCAGTCGGGACACTCTTTTAATAGAAGCTTTGATATGCTCACTTTATCTGCAGAAAAAATGGTTTTGTCAAGGGCTTTCTTCCGTTCAACGAGCTTGATAAGGGGTTCAATGGCCCCCGCTTCCTTAACGTCTGCGTTGAAGAGAGTGGCATTGAGGGACAGCACCTCTGAAACCTTCGGAATCAACGGGCCAAGGGGGTGGAGTTTTCTGAGCAGGGAGAGACTAACGTTACCTATCCTGAACCTTTTTCCCCCCGCGTTAAAGGCCCTGTCATGATGGACTACTAGCTTTCCATCCTTCGTTACCCTGACATCGAACTCTATCCCGTTGGCGTACTTTAAAGCCCTTCTAAACGCTGGAAGCGTATTTTCCAGCGGCCCTCTGAAGCCCCTGTGCCCTAATATGAAGATATTTTCATTGTTCATTTCTGTCCCGATTTTCATCGTCCAGATATGAACTGGCAACCCTTAAAAGCTTATTCTG of Thermococcus sp. contains these proteins:
- the glpK gene encoding glycerol kinase GlpK; the encoded protein is MKKFILSLDEGTTSARAILFDRKGNIHGVGQYEFPQHYPRPGWVEHDPEEVWNAQFRAINTAIERAKINSGQIAAIGVTNQRETTIVWDRSGKPLYNAIVWQCRRTAEMVEEIKREYGGLIKKKTGLVPDAYFSASKLKWLLDNVPGLREKAERGEVLFGTVDTFLIYRLTGEHVTDYSNASRTMLFNIKKLEWDDELLEIFGIPEEVLPEVRGSSEIYGYTRRELLGKEIPVSGDAGDQQAALFGQAAFDAGMVKATYGTGSFILANTGKTVRYSDNLLTTIAWGLNGKVSYALEGSIFITGAAVQWLRDGIKIIKSAAETEGLARKLESNEGVYFVPAFVGLGAPYWDQFARGLIIGITRGTGREHLARATLEAIAYLTRDVIEEMEKLVGIKELRVDGGATANDFLMGFQADILNRRVVRPVVKETTALGAAYLAGLAVDYWSSQDEIRSLWGAERVFEPSVDGETREKLYRGWKEAVTRAMGWAKVVGSQ
- a CDS encoding glycerophosphodiester phosphodiesterase family protein, whose translation is MEGKTLVLGHRGYSAKYPENTLLAFKKAIEAGADGIELDVWLTRDGEIVVIHDETVDRTSNGSGRVKEMTLEELKVLDFGDGERIPTLEEVFETIPEDAVVNVEIKDIDAVPKTAEIIGRNHPDRIIVSSFLIDALREYRKRDSKTRLGILIDSEETFSQLPRLIAELRPWSINPPIDAMAILGVEKTVGALQMIKKAGLKAVLWPLNEELYYQNDNLVRLGGLFDGVIVNDIERMLSYLDSIGLK
- a CDS encoding glycerophosphodiester phosphodiesterase family protein, translated to MKIGTEMNNENIFILGHRGFRGPLENTLPAFRRALKYANGIEFDVRVTKDGKLVVHHDRAFNAGGKRFRIGNVSLSLLRKLHPLGPLIPKVSEVLSLNATLFNADVKEAGAIEPLIKLVERKKALDKTIFSADKVSISKLLLKECPDCKIGVSILGLRPIIELLRSRGFYSAHVPIDAIAYIGYRPLATLIRTLRRRGLRIYLWNYSMDELFWIPRLIPSVDVIISNDPAKLGKVF